A window of the Fusarium poae strain DAOMC 252244 chromosome 3, whole genome shotgun sequence genome harbors these coding sequences:
- the VTS1 gene encoding Flap-structured DNA-binding and RNA-binding protein (BUSCO:9622at5125), with amino-acid sequence MSGNHVIGNRNSTPEANNTSTLRPPSSRAVGSGHSLRASADMASLSGPSPSSRIRPSSDFYGQAQQNLGPNNAESDSQDKIAQQWIADIDQYETTLEEMAAATLDQDFKDELSAIEQWFRVLSEAERTAALYALLQQTTQVQIRFFIQVLQQMGKNHPLSGVLSPASFDKDPMSNRLSDAMNKLNVDSARNSMARSSVIAPSTKRHSGLDPTTISAMFPDAAAAIATEKAKFTQQTGNPPSSNRNSIALDHRSSMAAPSISAPQDSRDAGPSGPSPWNSGGNGDSSAKASAGQTPMGQFVQPTPSGGLRSPRPPQLSSNSTIQQTTLNAPEKTPADLPLLSPYNAGSGNWASMVNTPMTSTFNAAATGGNQADMVANATAMKLAALSTVNNRFALDDVRKYRRARSNDGQPGNGQNPVPTGPQPSMGIPNANVVMINEHGQVLSREQIMALQAQQTLGLGGQRSRPSSPGLAMQPGLAHMAPFASPQNNGFLSAYDGSSPLLSAGMQSVNMGSLGMGGHEGYLSDHSDMNRGRSPRGRRGSSKPPEDPTDPTLLQDIPSWLRSLRLHKYTDNLKDMKWTDLIELDDKALEERGVNALGARRKMLKVFEQVKEAKAEGKLS; translated from the exons ATGTCTGGAAACCACGTCATAGGAAACAGGAACAGCACACCTGAGGCTAACAACACCTCGACCTTGCGACCGCCTTCTTCGAGAGCTGTTGGATCCGGCCACTCACTTCGCGCCTCGGCCGACATGGCATCCCTCTCTGGCCCTTCCCCGTCCAGCCGCATTCGACCGTCTTCAGACTTCTACGGTCAGGCTCAGCAGAATCTTGGCCCGAACAATGCCGAGTCAGACTCTCAGGACAAGATTGCCCAGCAATGGATTGCCGACATCGATCAGTACGAGACGACACTGGAGGAAATGGCTGCTGCGACTCTCGATCAGGATTTCAAGGACGAGCTCAGTGCCATCGAGCAATGGTTCCGTGTCCTGAGCGAGGCCGAGCGTACTGCTGCCCTGTATGCTTTGCTGCAGCAGACGACCCAAGTCCAAATTCGCTTCTTCATCCAGGTACTCCAACAGATGGGCAAGAACCATCCGCTGTCAGGGGTTCTCTCTCCTGCTAGTTTCGACAAAG ATCCCATGTCCAACCGTCTTAGTGATGCTATGAACAAACTGAATGTCGACTCAGCCCGCAACTCCATGGCGCGCAGCTCCGTCATTGCCCCATCGACCAAGAGACACTCCGGACTCGATCCCACAACCATCAGCGCCATGTTTCCCGACGCCGCAGCTGCTATCGCGACCGAGAAGGCCAAATTCACCCAGCAGACCGGAAACCCACCTTCATCGAACCGTAACAGCATCGCTCTAGATCACCGATCATCCATGGCTGCCCCTTCCATCAGTGCGCCTCAGGATAGTCGTGATGCCGGACCTTCTGGTCCCTCGCCTTGGAACAGTGGTGGGAATGGAGACAGCTCTGCGAAAGCATCAGCGGGCCAGACGCCAATGGGTCAATTCGTGCAGCCGACACCATCAGGTGGTCTTCGATCACCCCGTCCCCCCCAACTGTCAAGCAACAGTACGATCCAGCAAACAACGCTCAATGCTCCCGAGAAAACCCCTGCAGATCTGCCTCTGCTGTCACCCTACAACGCTGGTAGTGGTAACTGGGCTTCCATGGTCAACACACCAATGACAAGTACTTTCAATGCAGCTGCCACTGGGGGCAACCAAGCTGACATGGTTGCTAATGCCACAGCCATGAAGCTTGCGGCCCTGTCGACGGTTAACAACCGGTTCGCGCTTGATGATGTACGAAAGTATCGTCGTGCTAGATCCAATGATGGTCAACCTGGCAACGGCCAGAACCCTGTACCTACTGGTCCCCAGCCTAGCATGGGTATCCCGAATGCTAATGTAGTCATGATTAATGAGCACGGACAAGTACTCAGCCGGGAACAGATCATGGCCCTTCAAGCACAGCAGACCCTGGGTTTGGGTGGCCAACGTTCTCGTCCTAGTTCTCCTGGACTCGCCATGCAGCCTGGACTTGCTCACATGGCCCCTTTCGCCTCACCGCAAAACAATGGCTTTCTCAGCGCATACGATGGATCATCGCCACTGTTGAGCGCTGGCATGCAATCTGTCAACATGGGCAGCCTTGGTATGGGTGGTCATGAGGGTTATCTGTCGGACCATTCTGACATGAACCGTGGAAGGTCCCCTCGCGGACGTCGCGGTAGCTCGAAGCCTCCGGAAGATCCTACCGACCCAACCCTTCTACAGGACATCCCTAGCTGGTTGCGAAGCCTTCGTCTCCACAAATACACGGACAACCTTAAGGACATGAAATGGACGGATCTCATTGAGCTGGATGACAAGGCCCTAGAGGAGCGTGGTGTGAACGCTCTTGGTGCGCGCCGAAAGATGCTCAAGGTCTTTGAGCAGGTCAAGG AAGCAAAGGCCGAAGGAAAACTGAGCTAG
- a CDS encoding hypothetical protein (TransMembrane:1 (o798-819i)), producing MSGDGNLEMMDRQHENASDADSDLEELEDDIAKFDQTVRNFINEQRDGVVPPSANRAGLRGKGARGPRKAAKPRGDITARLSKVNQAFLSGDYSLALDLVFEVIRINAETHQAWTTLASIFGEQGDMSKSLSAMVYAAHLRPKDVNGWLRCASFALENTGDDEIGNLNTARLCYSAALRADHTNLDARLGKGLVCHRQGHLAAAISDYKVVLRHRPYDLEIVRKLAEACVDNKQAEAAVPSAIAAYKRFFDHEKTEASLGMIESPWTDIGIYVELFASTGRYHDAIQEAKALARWALGRESEGYWNDWHSDDCEWDMDDERRAGVPGFIAGLWSPELYGQSFPLDLRARLAIYRFRIGDEEEAMKHLRWFDPGSVLTRDFAIEFPFLTFDLAEELAHRGHTPLAISYYHILRDLPGDADATILLQLGRCHSAIGENATAEEYFLAAIDADEDNIDARIELANMYEKAREEEEALILAAEAMALREIRDRDHNGESGQDSSTATEQPSRRAPRKAQAVPRRTDAFGKRLITRRYRPKRLAGAEKRRQEEQARAVKLAEQYEIVQDLRRKIKEGYQDLIPEWMASSKELVDDFRSIKKFYTWDKYLHFLGPKNHGQQQEAGQPQNELSQMYERLARTLAPQPDNGNGEAASSDLESHRGISFNNWLDLFLDYAIGLAIAHRRDEAYQVCEAARDSTAFQASEHGFIIHIAWSVCAIYTSDEEKCIATARQLMRDGATSDSYRMFALVSNLCQSPVSWYTSGPAQKYILRQIKAMDEAYGESESNEDLAKKREPSLDACVLMLYGHILFTSTSYTYALGYFLRSRALDPDNPMVNLSLGLAYVHYGLKRQSTNRQYLLLQGQSFLSRYAELGSEGSLEETSQNKAEAYYNIGRLYQLLGINYLALEYYSRAKKVLQGHRGRAGAPGGLEVMITRRIRL from the exons ATGTCAGGAGATGGAAATCTGGAGATGATGGATAG GCAACACGAGAATGCTTCTGATGCAGATTCTGACTTGGAGGAGTTGGAGGATGATATTGCCAAATTTGACCAGACTGTAAGAAACTTTATAAATGAGCAACGCGATGGGGTTGTTCCACCTTCGGCAAATCGGGCAGGGTTACGTGGGAAGGGAGCTCGAGGCCCTCGAAAAGCAGCCAAGCCTAGAGGCGACATCACAGCGCGACTGTCAAAAGTTAACCAAGCTTTCCTGAGTGGTGACTACTCGTTAGCGCTGGACCTTGTATTTGAAGTCATCAGAATCAATGCAGAAACGCACCAAGCATGGACGACCTTGGCCTCCATCTTTGGCGAGCAGGGTGATATGAGCAAGTCGCTGTCTGCAATGGTCTATGCTGCCCACCTTCGACCTAAAGATGTCAATGGATGGCTCCGATGCGCATCCTTTGCGCTGGAAAATAcaggagatgatgagatcgGGAATCTCAACACTGCAAGACTTTGCTACTCTGCCGCGCTACGCGCTGACCACACAAACCTGGACGCAAGATTAGGGAAGGGTCTGGTCTGTCACAGGCAAGGTCATCTTGCCGCTGCTATTTCTGACTACAAGGTTGTGTTGAGGCATCGTCCCTATGATCTTGAAATCGTCAGAAAGCTTGCAGAAGCCTGTGTTGACAACAagcaagcagaagcagcCGTTCCTAGCGCAATCGCAGCCTACAAGCGTTTCTTTGACCATGAAAAGACAGAAGCGAGCCTTGGTATGATAGAATCACCGTGGACTGATATCGGAATCTACGTGGAGCTATTTGCTTCGACCGGTCGCTATCATGATGCTATCCAAGAGGCAAAAGCACTAGCTAGATGGGCTTTGGGCCGAGAGTCTGAGGGATACTGGAATGACTGGCACTCCGATGACTGTGAGTGGGATATGGATGATGAAAGACGAGCAGGTGTTCCAGGATTCATAGCTGGACTTTGGAGCCCCGAACTTTATGGCCAGTCATTTCCTTTGGATCTTCGTGCCCGTCTGGCGATTTACAGATTCCGAATTggcgatgaggaagaagccaTG AAACATCTACGGTGGTTTGACCCTGGGTCTGTTCTCACGAGAGACTTTGCGATTGAGTTTCCCTTCTTAACTTTTGATCTTGCAGAGGAGTTGGCTCATCGTGGCCACACCCCATTGGCGATCTCGTACTACCACATACTTCGTGATTTGCCCGGTGATGCCGACGCAACAATTCTGCTGCAGCTAGGGCGATGTCATTCTGCAATTGGTGAGAATGCAACTGCCGAGGAGTACTTCCTGGCTGCTATCGATGCGGACGAGGATAATATCGATGCTCGTATCGAATTGGCCAACATGTATGAAAAAGCtcgagaggaagaagaagctcttATCTTGGCTGCTGAGGCAATGGCTCTCCGAGAGATCCGGGACCGGGATCACAACGGTGAAAGCGGCCAAGACTCAAGCACAGCAACTGAACAGCCCAGCCGCCGGGCTCCACGAAAAGCTCAAGCTGTTCCTCGAAGGACGGACGCCTTTGGAAAACGGCTCATTACACGACGCTACCGACCAAAACGACTAGCCGGCGCAGAGAAGCGTCGTCAAGAAGAACAGGCGCGTGCCGTAAAATTGGCGGAACAGTATGAGATTGTTCAAGATCTCCGACGAAAGATTAAGGAAGGTTATCAAGATTTGATTCCAGAGTGGATGGCCTCTTCAAAAGAACTTGTGGATGACTTCCGATCAATCAAGAAATTCTATACTTGGGATAAGTATTTGCATTTCTTAGGGCCAAAGAATCATGGGCAACAGCAAGAGGCAGGCCAACCGCAAAACGAGCTGTCTCAAATGTACGAGAGATTGGCGAGGA CCCTCGCACCTCAACCGGACAATGGGAATGGAGAAGCAGCTTCTTCAGATCTTGAGAGCCATCGGGGTATTTCGTTCAACAACTGGCTCGATCTTTTTCTTGACTATGCCATTGGCCTCGCTATTGCACATCGGCGTGACGAAGCTTATCAAGTTTGTGAAGCTGCTCGAGATTCGACTGCATTCCAAGCCTCGGAGCACGGGTTTATCATTCATATTGCATGGAGTG TTTGTGCTATTTACACGAGCGATGAGGAGAAGTGTATCGCAACTGCGCGCCAGCTGATGAGGGATGGTGCAACCTCTGATTCGTACCGCATGTTTGCTCTCGTATCAAACCTATGTCAATCTCCTGTATCCTGGTATACATCAGGGCCGGCTCAAAAATACATTCTCCGCCAGATCAAAGCCATGGATGAAGCCTATGGCGAAAGCGAGTCTAACGAAGATTTGGCCAAAAAGAGAGAACCATCGCTGGATGCTTGTGTTCTGATGTTATACGGGCATATTCTGTTTACGTCGACAAGTTACACATACGCTTTAG GATACTTTCTCCGATCTCGGGCTTTGGACCCCGATAATCCCATGGTGAATCTCAGCCTTGGGCTGGCGTATGTTCACTATGGGCTTAAGCGCCAATCAACTAATCGTCAGTACTTGCTGCTACAAGGTCAGTCATTCTTGTCACGATATGCCGAACTGGGCTCGGAAGGCTCTCTCGAAGAGACCAGTCAGAACAAGGCAGAGGCGTACTACAACATAGGCCGCCTGTACCAGCTTCTTGGTATAAACTACCTAGCTCTAGAGTACTACTCGAGAGCAAAGAAGGTGTTGCAGGGACACAGAGGGCGTGCAGGAGCACCTGGGGGACTCGAGGTTATGATAACAA GAAGAATCAGGCTATAG
- a CDS encoding hypothetical protein (BUSCO:20048at5125), which translates to MTFPSDIHTFHSGRPQSESSSRSNTFVSVDPSNAKPLATIYTTTPDQLNQTVAAAQAAFPAWSQTPAPRRAAILLKAASILRERNDELALTETLDTGKPWSETSTVDVVTGADVLEYYAHMAAGSFPGQNTRLRPDAFVLTTHEPLGVCAGIGAWNYPIQIALWKSAPCLAAGNCMVYKPSEVTPLHAEALAKIYIEAGVPPGVFNVVYGDGIAVGAPLVAHSGIAKVSFTGQVSTGSKVASQAVTDMKGVTMELGGKSPLVILPDADIEDAADTAMVANFFSTGQVCTNGTRVFVPDTLLAQVEEAIVQRCREGIRMGLPQKAETNFGPMVSAAQQEKVKMYIKHGRSVDKAKVLFDGSQEASMPQPTSEGFWVHPVVFTNCTDDMRVTREEIFGPVMCIMPYKTQGRPRPEWLSDLIARANDTPMGLAAGVVSSDVGLAQEVVQKLDAGITWINTWGESPAEMPVGGWKMSGIGLENGHEGISAYMRTKSTLVQLGRGACKGVFSKL; encoded by the coding sequence ATGACTTTCCCATCCGATATTCACACTTTCCACTCGGGACGACCTCAATCCGAGTCATCGTCACGATCCAACACCTTTGTATCGGTCGATCCAAGCAACGCAAAGCCTCTTGCAACTATCTACACTACCACCCCAGACCAACTCAACCAGACAGTCGCAGCTGCCCAGGCTGCCTTCCCTGCCTGGTCTCAAACACCAGCTCCTCGACGTGCTGCCATTCTTCTCAAGGCAGCTTCTATCCTACGCGAGCGCAATGATGAACTTGCATTGACCGAGACGCTCGATACTGGCAAGCCTTGGTCGGAAACTTCAACAGTTGACGTTGTGACCGGTGCCGATGTTCTCGAGTACTACGCACATATGGCTGCTGGCAGCTTCCCTGGCCAGAATACTCGCCTTCGCCCCGACGCCTTTGTCCTCACAACCCACGAGCCACTAGGTGTTTGCGCTGGCATTGGTGCTTGGAATTACCCCATACAGATCGCTCTCTGGAAGTCAGCGCCATGCCTGGCTGCGGGCAACTGCATGGTCTACAAACCCAGTGAGGTCACACCCCTTCATGCCGAAGCCCTCGCCAAAATCTATATCGAGGCGGGTGTCCCTCCAGGAGTGTTCAACGTCGTATATGGTGATGGTATCGCCGTAGGAGCACCCCTCGTGGCCCATAGTGGCATTGCTAAAGTGAGCTTCACTGGTCAAGTTAGCACCGGTAGCAAGGTTGCCAGCCAAGCAGTCACGGATATGAAGGGTGTTACTATGGAGCTGGGAGGAAAGAGTCCGCTCGTTATCCTGCCCGATGCCGACATAGAAGATGCGGCCGATACCGCCATGGTTGCCAACTTCTTCTCCACCGGTCAAGTGTGCACCAACGGAACCCGTGTGTTTGTCCCAGACACGCTTCTGGCCCAGGTGGAAGAAGCCATTGTCCAGCGGTGTCGAGAGGGAATCCGCATGGGTCTGCCACAAAAGGCCGAGACCAACTTCGGCCCTATGGTTAGCGCTGCACAACAGGAGAAGGTTAAAATGTACATTAAACATGGTCGCTCAGTGGACAAGGCAAAGGTCCTGTTCGATGGTTCCCAAGAGGCCAGCATGCCACAGCCAACTTCTGAAGGCTTTTGGGTTCACCCCGTTGTGTTTACCAACTGCACTGACGACATGCGCGTGACAAGAGAGGAGATCTTTGGTCCAGTCATGTGCATTATGCCTTATAAGACACAGGGACGCCCTCGTCCAGAGTGGCTGTCGGACCTCATCGCCCGGGCCAACGACACACCAATGGGACTTGCTGCCGGTGTTGTCTCCTCCGATGTCGGCTTGGCGCAAGAAGTTGTTCAAAAGCTCGACGCTGGTATCACCTGGATTAACACTTGGGGTGAATCCCCCGCAGAGATGCCCGTTGGAGGCTGGAAGATGAGTGGCATTGGCTTGGAGAATGGCCATGAGGGCATCTCAGCCTACATGAGGACAAAGAGCACATTGGTCCAACTGGGCAGGGGCGCCTGCAAGGGTGTTTTCTCCAAATTGTAG
- a CDS encoding hypothetical protein (CAZy:AA3~CAZy:AA3_2~CAZy:AA3_3~CAZy:AA3_1~CAZy:AA8): MTTEFLPASASSAYDYIIVGGGTAGCVLASRLSAYLPERKVLVIEGGPSDFGLNNVLNLREWLSLLGGDLDYDYPTTEQPNGNSHIRHSRAKVLGGCSSHNTLISFRPFRHDMDRWVAKGCKGWDFETVMRSVDSLRNQLNPVHPRHRNQLTKDWVKACSEAMGIPIIHDFNHEISEKGQLTQGAGFFSVSYNPDTGHRSSASVAYIHPILRGDERRPNLTVLTEAHVSKVIVENDVATGINITLKSGEKHTLHARKETILCAGAVDTPRLLLHSGIGPKAQLESLNIPVVKDIPGVGENLLDHPETIIMWELNKAVPANQTTMDSDAGIFLRREPKNAAGNDGDAADVMMHCYQIPFHLNTERLGYPKIKDGYAFCMTPNIPRPRSRGRIYLTSADPTVKPALDFRYFTDPEGYDAATLVHGIKAARKIAQQSPFKEWLKQEVAPGPKIQTDEEISEYARRVAHTVYHPAGTTKMGDTERDEMAVVNPELKVRGINKLRIVDAGIFPEMPTINPMVTVLACGERAAELIAAEDGWKPKHSRL, encoded by the coding sequence ATGACTACCGAGTTTCTTCCCGCTTCCGCCAGCTCTGCTTACGATTACATTATCGTGGGTGGTGGCACTGCTGGTTGTGTTCTAGCATCTCGACTCTCTGCCTACCTCCCTGAGCGCAAGGTCCTTGTCATTGAGGGTGGTCCCTCAGACTTTGGTCTCAACAATGTTCTTAACCTCCGAGAGTGGTTGTCGCTCCTCGGTGGTGACCTCGACTACGACTACCCCACAACTGAGCAGCCCAATGGCAACAGTCATATCCGACACTCGCGAGCCAAGGTCCTCGGTGGCTGCTCTTCGCACAACACCCTCATCTCCTTCCGACCATTCCGCCACGATATGGACCGTTGGGTCGCCAAGGGCTGCAAGGGATGGGACTTCGAAACCGTCATGCGCAGCGTTGACAGTCTGCGCAACCAGCTGAACCCCGTCCACCCCCGTCATCGTAACCAGTTGACTAAGGACTGGGTCAAGGCTTGCTCCGAGGCCATGGGTATTCCCATCATCCACGACTTCAACCACGAAATCTCAGAGAAGGGCCAATTGACCCAAGGTGCCGGCTTCTTCTCCGTCTCTTACAACCCTGACACCGGCCACCGCAGCAGTGCTTCCGTCGCTTATATTCACCCTATCCTTCGAGGCGACGAGCGACGCCCCAACCTCACTGTCCTTACCGAGGCCCATGTATCAAAGGTTATTGTCGAGAACGATGTCGCTACGGGAATCAACATCACCCTCAAGTCCGGCGAGAAGCATACTCTCCATGCTCGCAAGGAGACTATTCTTTGCGCCGGTGCGGTCGATACACCCAGACTCCTCCTCCACTCTGGTATTGGCCCCAAGGCTCAGCTAGAGTCTCTCAACATCCCCGTTGTTAAGGACATCCCCGGTGTTGGTGAGAACCTGTTGGATCACCCTGAGACCATCATCATGTGGGAGCTGAACAAGGCCGTTCCTGCCAACCAGACCACTATGGACTCTGATGCTGGTATCTTCCTTCGACGTGAGCCTAAGAATGCTGCTGGAAACGACGGTGATGCTGCCGATGTCATGATGCATTGTTACCAGATCCCTTTCCACCTCAACACAGAGCGTCTTGGATACcccaagatcaaggatgGTTACGCTTTTTGCATGACACCCAACATTCCTCGCCCTCGCTCTCGTGGCCGTATCTACTTGACCTCGGCCGACCCTACTGTCAAGCCCGCCCTTGACTTCCGCTACTTCACCGACCCCGAGGGTTACGATGCGGCTACTCTTGTTCACGGTATCAAGGCTGCTCGTAAGATCGCCCAGCAGAGCCCCTTCAAGGAGTGGCTCAAGCAGGAGGTCGCCCCTGGCCCCAAGATTCAGACCGATGAGGAGATTAGCGAGTACGCCCGACGTGTCGCCCACACCGTCTACCACCCTGCCGGTACCACCAAGATGGGTGATACCGAGCGAGATGAGATGGCTGTTGTCAACCCCGAACTCAAGGTCCGCGGCATCAACAAGCTCCGAATTGTCGATGCTGGTATCTTCCCCGAGATGCCCACTATCAACCCCATGGTGACGGTACTTGCTTGCGGTGAGCGGGCTGCTGAGCTCATTGCCGCCGAGGACGGCTGGAAGCCCAAGCACTCCCGACTGTAA